The following nucleotide sequence is from Streptomyces sp. NBC_00239.
GGCACACACCTCGGCACGCGGCACCATCATGAACATGAACGTGGCCATCATCACGGACATGACGATCTGCATGAGGTAGGCGAGGAAGGCGGTCAGCGCGCCGATCTCCATGTCGCCGCTGTCGATGCGCATCGCGCCGAACCAGACCACGGCCACGCTGGACATGTTCACCACGACGATGACCGTCGGGAACATCAGGGCCATCAGCCGCCCGGCGGACAGCGAGACGGCCGTCAGCTCGGTGTTCGCGTCCCGGAAGCGGTCCTTCTCGTACTCGTCGCGGACGAACGCGCGGATCACCCGGTTGCCGGTGATCTGCTCGCGCAGCACCCGGTTCACGGTGTCCAGCCGCGTCTGCATCAGCCGGAACAGCGGGCGGGTGCGGATCACGATGCTGCCGACGGCGATGCCGAGCACCGGCACCACCGCGAGCAGCACGCCCGACAGCTTCACATCGAGCGACAGCGCCATCGCGATGCCGCCGATGCACATGATCGGCGCCGAGACCATCAGGGTGAACGCCATCAGCACCAGCATCTGGATCTGCTGGACGTCGTTGGTGGTACGGGTGATCAGCGACGGCGCCCCGAACTGGCCCAGCTCGCGCGCCGAGAAGCTCTGCACCCGGTCGAACACGGCGGCCCGCACGTCGCGGCCGAGCGCCGCGGCCGTGCGCGCGCCGAAGTAGACGGCGCCGATGTTGCACACCAGCTGGACCACGCTGACACCGAGCATCACGGCGCCCAGGCCCAGGATGTAGCCGGTGTCGCCCTTGACGACACCGTTGTCGATGATGTCGGCGTTCAGGGTCGGCAGGTAGAGGGTCGCGCTGGTCTGCAGGAGCTGGAGCAGGACCAGCAGGCTGATGGGTTTCCGGTACGGGCCCAGATGGGTCCGCAGAAGTCTGATGAGCACGCGTAGGCTCCGGTCGCAAGATCAGGGGGTTCCCCCCATCTTCAACCAACGCGGTCGCCGATCCGCACTCTTTTTCGCAAAGCCGGTCCAAAGGCTGACCGTGTTCCGCCATCGGCGGAGCCCGGTTGACGCACCGCTGACGTGCCGGGCGGGCCGGGCCGGCCCGGGTCGGAGTACGCCGGCCGGAGCCCGCCGGCCGCCGCGGGCCGGGTCGCTCAGAACGCGCCGGGGTGGAGCTGCTCCCGGGTGGCCACGTACTGCTGGCGCACCGCCTGCCAGGCCGCGAGCTCCTCGCCCGCCTCGAACACCTGCACAGCGGCCCCGTGCCAGGCCGGCGGGGTGTGGGGGGCCAGCGTGCCCTGCCGGACACCCAGCGCCCAGGCGGCCTGGCGCGCCGCGCCGAGCGCCGCGTAGTCCGCCGGCTGCGGGACCACGATCTGCGTGCCGAACAGGCCGGGGGCGGCCGCCTGCACGGCGGGCAGCTCGGCCGCCGCGCCCAGCAGGAACACCCGGCGGATCTCGACGCCGCGGGTGCGCAGCACGTCGAGGGCGTCCACCAGCCCGCAGAGCATGCCCTCGAACGCGGCCCGGGCCAGGTGCTCCGGCTTCATCGAGTCGCGGCGCAGCCCGCTCAGGGTGCCGGCGGTGTGCGGCAGCTCGGGCGTCCGCTCGCCCTCCAGGTAGGGGAGCAGCACCAGGCCGTGGGCGCCCGGGGTGGACTGGAGGGCGAGCTCCGACAACCCCTCCAGGTCGGTGCCGAGCAGCTCGGCGGTGCCGCGCAGGGTCCGTACCGCGTTGGAGGTGTAGACGACGGGCAGGTGCATGCCGGCCGCGTCGGCGAGAGAGGTGACCATCCCGCCGGGCTCGGTCACCGCCTCGTGGTGGACGGCCATGACCGAGCCGGAGGCACCGAGCGAGACGACCGCGTCGCCGTGCCCCAGGCCCAGGCCCAGGGCGGCGGCCATGGTCTCGCCGGTGCCGGCGGATATCAGCAGGCCCTCGGGGGTGGTGCCGGCCGCGTCCGCCGGGGCGAGCACCTCCGGCAGCATCGCCCGGTGCCCGAGCGCCAGCTCCACCAGGTCGGGCCGGTACGCGCCGGTGGCCGGCGACCAGTAGCCGGTGCCGGAGGCGGCGCCGCGGTCGGTGGTGCGGCGGGCGGGCCGGCCGAGCAGCTGCCACACCAGCCAGTCGTGGGGCTGCATCAGCAGGGCGGTGCGGCGGGCCGCCTCCGGCTCGTTGCGGGCCATCCAGGCGAGCTTCGCCACCGGCTGCGCGGACTGCGGGACGCAGCCGACGGCCTCGGCCCAGGCCTGCCGGCCGCCGAGCGCGTCGATCAGGTCGAGGGCCGCGACCTGGGGGCGCTTGTCGTTGCCGACGAGGGCCGGCCGTACCAGCCCGCCGTTGGCGTCCAGCGGCAGCAGGCCGTGCTGCTGGGCGGACACGCCGATGGCCTGTACGCCCTCCAGCAGGCCGCCGCCGGCCGCTTCGCCCAGCGAGAGCAGCCAGGACTGCGGGTCGGTCTCGTGCGCGGTCGGTTCACCCTCGGGCTGGGGATGGGGCGCATAGCCCTGCCTCAGTACGGCGCCCGTGTCCGTGTCGCAGACGACGATGCGAGTGAAGGTGGAAGAGCTGTCCAGCCCGGCGACTATCCCCATGCCGGAGATTGTGCCGCACGGCCGCGGCCGCCCGGCGCCGCCCCGGCCCTCGGACGACCGCCCCGGCTGTCGGACGCCGGCACCGGCCTTCGGGTGACCGCTCCGGCTGTCGGGCGACCGCTCCGGCCCGCAGGGCGGCCGCCCGGTGCCCGGCCCGGTCAGGTGTTGCTCGTGCCCCAGTCGTCGTCGGCGCCGCTGCCCCGGTCCCGCAGGGAGCGCACCCGGCCGGTGACGGAGTCGGGGATCGCGTCCCCGACCTTGTCGCTCACCACCGCGAAGGCCTTGCCCGCGTACTGCCGGCCGGTCTGGCCCGCCGTCTCGGCGGCGTTCCGCACGGCCGGGTTCTGCGCGATCTGTCGTGCGGACTTTTTCATCTGTTCGTAGCGCTCCCGCCCCGCACGCGTCCCGATCACGTATCCGAGGGCCAGTCCGACGACGAACGTGAGCCTGTACCGCATGCCCTGCCACCCTTCGTTGTGCCGGTGTCCGGCCGCCCTGCGGAACGTCTGTCGATACCGATTGGCGGAGCACCCCCCTGCTTGCGCTAATCTATGTCTCGCAACGGGCACCCGCCCCCCGGCAAGCCGGAGGTAGGGCTGTTCGGTGCAACGCAGCAATCCCCTGTAGCTCAATTGGCAGAGCAGCCGGCTGTTAACCGGCAGGTTACTGGTTCGAGTCCAGTCGGGGGAGCGCGATCCCCTGTAGCTCAATTGGCAGAGCATTCGGCTGTTAACCGGAGGGTTGCTGGTTCGAGTCCAGCCGGGGGAGCGGAACGAAAGAGGGCCCCTGGTGGGTCCTCTTTCGTGTTTTCCGGCCCGCTCCCGGGAACCGGGCAGCACGCGGAACGGTCTCACCAGGCAAGCGAAGCCGATCATGCGGGGCATCCGAAGCAGGAGATCGTATGAGCGGCTATGCTGCGGCAGACGGCGCGCACACATGTACGCGCCACGCCGTTGAGGGGCGGTAGCTCAGCCGGTTAGAGCAGCGGACTCATAATCCGTCGGCCGTGGGTTCGAGTCCCACCCGCCCCACCGCAAGCCGCAGGTGCAGAAACGATCGCACTTGCGGCTTTGGCGTTTTCCGGGGCGCTGCCGTCGGTGCCGGGCCGGTCGGCCGCTCCCGGGCGGGTGCCCCGGCAGCCGGCCACCCGCCCGGGTGGGGCGGGCGGGTGACCGCCACAGGGAACCGGGCGCCGGCGGTACTAGACGGCTTCCGTGGCGTCCGCCAGGTGGTGCAGGACGTCCGAGAGCCTGCCGCGGCGGGCGTAGACGACCCGCTGCCGCTGCGCGCCCGAGCCCTCGTGGAGCAGCGCCGACAGGGCGTCCGCGGTGTGGTCGAGGTCGCCGGACGCGGCCAGGGCCGGGGCCAGCCGGTCGAGGAGGGCGTGCGCGAGGTCCGCGGCCGGTACCTCCGCGCCGGTGTACGGGTCGAGGCCGCAGCCCTCCAGCCCGTCGTGGGCCGCCCGCCAGCGGGCCAGGC
It contains:
- a CDS encoding ABC transporter ATP-binding protein, with the protein product MLIRLLRTHLGPYRKPISLLVLLQLLQTSATLYLPTLNADIIDNGVVKGDTGYILGLGAVMLGVSVVQLVCNIGAVYFGARTAAALGRDVRAAVFDRVQSFSARELGQFGAPSLITRTTNDVQQIQMLVLMAFTLMVSAPIMCIGGIAMALSLDVKLSGVLLAVVPVLGIAVGSIVIRTRPLFRLMQTRLDTVNRVLREQITGNRVIRAFVRDEYEKDRFRDANTELTAVSLSAGRLMALMFPTVIVVVNMSSVAVVWFGAMRIDSGDMEIGALTAFLAYLMQIVMSVMMATFMFMMVPRAEVCAERIQEVLDTHSSVVPPTDPVRELGERGALELRGADFRYPGAEAPVLKGIDLVARPGETTAVIGSTGSGKSTLLGLVPRLFDATGGAVLVDGEDVRRIEPGLLARTVGMVPQKPYLFSGTVATNLRYGRPDATDEELWRALEVAQAKEFVSALEGGLDAPVTQGGTNVSGGQRQRLAIARTLVQRPEIYLFDDSFSALDYATDAALRAALARETQDATVVIVAQRVSTIRDADRIVVLDEGQVVGVGRHHELMAGNETYREIVLSQLTEAEAA
- a CDS encoding FGGY family carbohydrate kinase, which produces MGIVAGLDSSSTFTRIVVCDTDTGAVLRQGYAPHPQPEGEPTAHETDPQSWLLSLGEAAGGGLLEGVQAIGVSAQQHGLLPLDANGGLVRPALVGNDKRPQVAALDLIDALGGRQAWAEAVGCVPQSAQPVAKLAWMARNEPEAARRTALLMQPHDWLVWQLLGRPARRTTDRGAASGTGYWSPATGAYRPDLVELALGHRAMLPEVLAPADAAGTTPEGLLISAGTGETMAAALGLGLGHGDAVVSLGASGSVMAVHHEAVTEPGGMVTSLADAAGMHLPVVYTSNAVRTLRGTAELLGTDLEGLSELALQSTPGAHGLVLLPYLEGERTPELPHTAGTLSGLRRDSMKPEHLARAAFEGMLCGLVDALDVLRTRGVEIRRVFLLGAAAELPAVQAAAPGLFGTQIVVPQPADYAALGAARQAAWALGVRQGTLAPHTPPAWHGAAVQVFEAGEELAAWQAVRQQYVATREQLHPGAF
- a CDS encoding YtxH domain-containing protein; its protein translation is MRYRLTFVVGLALGYVIGTRAGRERYEQMKKSARQIAQNPAVRNAAETAGQTGRQYAGKAFAVVSDKVGDAIPDSVTGRVRSLRDRGSGADDDWGTSNT